A stretch of Terriglobia bacterium DNA encodes these proteins:
- a CDS encoding cytochrome C, with translation MNWHQLWTIATTPDNIPITALLPLVLFYCWLAFRQAKGNDQLIAQLEADPELAKTHHRKTWPFRPGWQKEVHVWPFLLRMEFLAAIIVTAILMVWSITMSAPLEEPANPNLTMNPAKAPWYFLGLQEMLVYFDPWIAGVVMPTLIIVGLMVIPYIDTNPLGSGYYTLKQRKFSIATFCFGFLVLWVSMILIGTFIRGPGWQWFWPGQTWDHNRLIYEVNRDLPDLFGITSNLGKGIFGAIVVGGYFAVGGFVMTALFRRKMPKDWRRMSLLQYQIMMFLMLTMVALPIKMLLRLSLHIKYVWITPWFNV, from the coding sequence ATGAACTGGCATCAGCTCTGGACCATCGCGACCACGCCTGACAACATCCCCATCACGGCCCTGCTGCCCCTGGTGCTGTTCTATTGTTGGCTGGCCTTCCGTCAGGCCAAAGGCAACGACCAACTCATCGCGCAACTGGAAGCCGATCCCGAGCTCGCGAAGACGCACCATCGCAAGACCTGGCCCTTCCGCCCCGGATGGCAGAAGGAAGTCCACGTCTGGCCTTTCCTGCTGCGTATGGAATTTCTGGCGGCGATCATCGTCACCGCCATCCTCATGGTCTGGTCCATCACCATGAGCGCGCCGCTGGAGGAGCCGGCGAATCCCAACCTGACCATGAATCCTGCCAAAGCTCCGTGGTACTTCCTCGGCCTGCAGGAGATGCTGGTGTACTTCGACCCGTGGATTGCCGGCGTGGTCATGCCCACGCTCATCATCGTCGGCCTGATGGTGATTCCCTACATTGATACGAATCCGCTGGGCAGCGGCTACTACACCCTGAAGCAACGGAAGTTCTCCATTGCCACTTTCTGCTTCGGTTTTCTAGTCCTTTGGGTCTCAATGATCCTCATCGGCACCTTCATTCGCGGTCCCGGCTGGCAGTGGTTTTGGCCCGGCCAGACCTGGGACCACAACCGATTAATTTACGAGGTGAACCGCGACTTGCCTGACCTGTTCGGCATCACCTCGAATCTGGGCAAGGGAATTTTTGGCGCCATCGTCGTGGGCGGTTATTTCGCGGTCGGCGGCTTTGTCATGACCGCCCTGTTCCGCCGAAAAATGCCCAAGGACTGGCGCCGCATGAGCCTGCTGCAGTACCAGATCATGATGTTTCTCATGCTCACCATGGTCGCGCTGCCCATCAAGATGCTGCTGCGCCTGAGCTTGCACATCAAGTACGTGTGGATAACGCCCTGGTTCAACGTGTGA
- a CDS encoding cytochrome c, producing MSEQSIPESDPITTKSYALHYTVAIVVLIGTLLWAMWDEDYGQRPWKRYQRVFQERYISFLKQARSQSADAEKDLQNNPDFRALNDAYQSAYKSAEPKIQDINKQLAEKSADILAVQSVFTDKRAYVNALTYEIETDDSPSSKASKQKDLDKYKAQQFEVRYPDGSSKKYNFQQLEETYNQLKDEKGRLGGQLGDLLKPINEAKLARDTWIKEHLVSLPPEALRGLQNKIANWDPEIVQINVAEANIVDRCESCHMGTREPVRLTAALMTPKGRKSPDDYALAFTSHPETDLLTIHDPDKFGCSPCHQGNGRATTSVEKAHGRYEHWLWPLFRKANMEAGCQTCHQGDMFIQAGSVGQVISEGKFLFRQRGCNGCHRYEGYDREPEELTNIGQQIKQMEQQQRDNLHQASIAMQQADQAETNQEAIQLNQRAEALRVENSKIAGRIEQLDLRSNSLLRDEKKIGPDLKEVREKLNRNWIPVWLHKPTDFRLNTKMPNFRLNDNQIRAIAAYLWQTALTDPLPRAQPGNAARGKELFETRGCLACHSIGEGSDQIGGDFAANLSRLGEKANYDYIVRWIKNPRVRTRPYCAYEKKDIGPEDYGKHGLPYVFDFDHSKCPNDGHELQVEQMTVMPSLRLADDEVADIATYLLAQKKQEPSSYPEAPYMDDPRLKAEGKKWIQQFGCAGCHEIAGLEEEGRIGTELTTEGSKPIERLDFALLTKVAEDSGKEPIQDPALRARLPEGPAHAPWYNHKGFFEHKLAMPNVYDQGMIKSDTEKLRMPDPHLTKEQIRALATFLLGSQETSLPASYQYRPEDARRDIQEGWWIVRKYNCVGCHQFTPGQKTAIETVPRYQDAKEQLPPKLLTEGARVDPEWLLRFLANPSMAPNPNDQHRNGVRPYLAVRMPTFFFSENELRKLVRFFQALSQQPMPYIPQKQQLLTAAETDMARALFTSQAAPCLKCHATGDPAHDKTATAPNFLLAKERLKPGWTERWLMDPANISPGTAMPSGLFKKENGRIVFAGPTPPSLQNYPADQTKLLVRYIFQLTPEEQRRLSAQLPRGAVPGNKSSSSSRSGSNSGLAQNRRSPGTAGAGGSR from the coding sequence GTGTCCGAGCAATCCATTCCCGAGTCAGACCCGATCACCACCAAATCGTATGCCCTGCACTACACCGTCGCCATCGTGGTGCTGATCGGAACCCTGTTGTGGGCCATGTGGGACGAGGACTACGGCCAGCGCCCATGGAAGCGCTACCAGCGCGTCTTCCAGGAGCGCTACATCTCGTTCCTCAAGCAGGCGCGCTCGCAGTCCGCCGACGCCGAGAAAGACCTGCAGAACAACCCCGACTTCCGTGCCCTCAACGACGCCTACCAGTCTGCCTACAAATCCGCCGAGCCGAAAATCCAGGACATCAACAAGCAGCTCGCCGAGAAATCCGCCGATATCCTCGCCGTCCAAAGCGTCTTCACCGACAAGCGCGCTTACGTCAATGCCCTCACCTACGAGATCGAAACCGACGACAGCCCTAGCTCTAAGGCGTCCAAGCAAAAGGACCTCGACAAGTACAAGGCACAGCAATTCGAGGTTCGCTATCCCGACGGCAGCAGCAAGAAATATAACTTTCAGCAACTTGAAGAAACGTATAACCAGCTCAAGGACGAAAAAGGCCGGCTCGGCGGTCAACTCGGCGACCTGCTCAAGCCCATCAACGAAGCCAAGCTCGCCCGCGACACCTGGATCAAGGAGCACTTGGTGTCGCTCCCGCCCGAAGCGCTCCGCGGGCTGCAGAACAAGATCGCCAATTGGGACCCGGAAATTGTTCAGATCAACGTCGCGGAAGCCAACATCGTGGACCGCTGCGAGTCCTGCCACATGGGCACGCGTGAACCCGTTCGCCTCACCGCCGCGCTGATGACTCCCAAGGGCCGCAAGTCTCCTGACGATTACGCCCTCGCCTTTACCAGCCATCCCGAAACTGACTTGCTCACTATCCACGATCCCGACAAGTTCGGCTGCTCGCCCTGTCATCAGGGCAACGGTCGCGCCACCACCAGCGTGGAAAAGGCGCACGGCCGCTACGAGCACTGGTTGTGGCCGCTGTTCCGCAAGGCCAACATGGAAGCTGGTTGCCAAACCTGCCATCAGGGGGACATGTTCATCCAGGCCGGTTCGGTCGGCCAGGTGATCAGCGAGGGCAAGTTCCTCTTCCGCCAGCGCGGGTGCAACGGATGCCATCGCTACGAGGGCTACGATCGCGAGCCCGAAGAACTCACCAACATCGGCCAGCAGATCAAGCAAATGGAGCAGCAGCAGCGAGACAACCTGCACCAGGCCTCCATCGCCATGCAGCAGGCTGATCAGGCTGAAACAAACCAGGAAGCCATTCAACTCAACCAGCGCGCCGAGGCGCTGCGCGTCGAGAACAGCAAAATCGCAGGCCGCATCGAGCAACTCGATCTCCGCTCCAATTCCCTGCTGCGCGACGAGAAGAAGATCGGCCCCGACCTCAAGGAAGTCCGCGAAAAACTAAATCGCAACTGGATCCCCGTTTGGCTGCACAAGCCCACCGACTTCCGCCTCAACACCAAGATGCCGAACTTCCGCCTCAACGACAATCAGATCAGGGCGATCGCGGCATACCTCTGGCAGACCGCGCTTACCGATCCTCTGCCCAGGGCCCAGCCCGGCAACGCTGCCCGCGGCAAGGAGCTTTTTGAAACCCGCGGCTGCCTAGCCTGCCACTCCATCGGCGAGGGCAGCGACCAGATCGGCGGCGACTTCGCTGCCAACCTCTCGCGCCTGGGCGAAAAAGCGAATTACGATTACATCGTCCGCTGGATCAAGAACCCGCGCGTCCGCACGCGACCCTACTGCGCCTACGAAAAAAAGGACATCGGCCCCGAGGACTACGGCAAGCACGGCCTGCCCTACGTCTTCGATTTCGACCATAGCAAGTGTCCCAACGACGGCCACGAGCTCCAAGTCGAGCAGATGACCGTCATGCCCAGCCTGCGCCTTGCCGATGACGAGGTCGCCGACATCGCCACCTACCTGCTCGCGCAGAAAAAGCAGGAGCCCTCTTCCTATCCCGAGGCGCCCTACATGGATGATCCCAGGCTCAAGGCCGAGGGCAAGAAGTGGATCCAGCAATTCGGTTGTGCTGGTTGCCACGAAATCGCCGGACTTGAAGAGGAAGGTCGCATCGGCACCGAGCTCACCACGGAAGGCAGCAAGCCCATCGAGCGCCTCGATTTCGCGCTGCTCACCAAGGTCGCCGAGGACAGTGGCAAGGAGCCGATCCAGGATCCCGCCCTCCGCGCGCGCCTACCCGAAGGTCCGGCCCACGCCCCCTGGTACAACCACAAGGGCTTCTTCGAGCACAAGCTCGCCATGCCCAACGTCTACGACCAGGGCATGATCAAGAGCGACACTGAAAAACTTCGTATGCCGGATCCGCACCTCACCAAGGAACAGATCCGCGCTCTCGCCACGTTCCTTCTTGGCAGCCAGGAGACTTCCCTTCCCGCGAGCTATCAGTACCGTCCCGAGGATGCCCGTCGCGACATCCAGGAAGGCTGGTGGATCGTGCGCAAGTACAACTGCGTCGGCTGCCACCAGTTCACCCCCGGCCAGAAGACCGCCATCGAAACCGTGCCTCGCTATCAGGACGCCAAGGAGCAATTGCCGCCCAAGCTGCTCACCGAAGGCGCGCGCGTGGATCCCGAATGGCTGCTCCGCTTTCTGGCCAATCCCTCAATGGCCCCGAACCCGAACGATCAGCACCGCAACGGCGTACGTCCTTATCTCGCCGTGCGCATGCCGACGTTTTTCTTTTCCGAAAACGAGCTGCGCAAGCTGGTACGCTTCTTCCAGGCGCTCTCCCAGCAGCCGATGCCTTACATCCCGCAGAAGCAGCAGCTCCTGACCGCCGCCGAAACCGACATGGCGCGCGCCCTGTTTACCAGCCAAGCCGCGCCCTGCCTCAAGTGCCACGCCACCGGCGATCCCGCCCATGACAAAACCGCCACCGCGCCCAACTTCCTGCTCGCCAAGGAGCGCCTCAAGCCCGGGTGGACCGAGCGCTGGCTCATGGACCCAGCTAACATCAGCCCCGGTACCGCCATGCCTTCCGGCCTGTTCAAGAAGGAAAACGGGCGCATTGTTTTCGCGGGGCCGACTCCGCCCTCGTTGCAAAACTATCCCGCCGATCAAACCAAGCTGCTGGTTCGCTACATCTTTCAATTGACGCCGGAGGAGCAGCGCCGCCTCTCGGCCCAGTTGCCGCGCGGCGCTGTGCCGGGCAACAAGTCATCCAGCAGCTCCAGATCCGGTTCCAACTCGGGCTTGGCCCAGAACAGGCGATCCCCGGGCACAGCCGGGGCAGGTGGCTCGCGCTAA
- a CDS encoding carboxypeptidase regulatory-like domain-containing protein, with protein MKIRSTVVLLALTILGVLLLSACSKKEEPAAAKPEAKAAAAAPATPIDQATAGSISGTVKYAGAAPKPAKIDMSQDPACKGANTVETLVVNNGNLENAFVYVKDGLGSRTFDVPKQAVTLDQMGCRYHPHVLGIMTGQTLSVINSDPTTHNIHPTPKDNREWNESQPPKAAPIEKTFAREEIMLPVKCNQHPWMKMYINVVKSPFFAVTDKDGKYSLKGLPPGKYTIAVVQEKLGEQTQEVTVGPKEAKTADFTMKASQ; from the coding sequence ATGAAAATTAGATCGACAGTCGTACTGCTCGCGCTGACCATCCTCGGCGTGCTGCTGTTGTCCGCCTGCAGCAAGAAGGAGGAGCCGGCCGCCGCCAAGCCGGAGGCAAAGGCGGCCGCTGCTGCCCCCGCCACACCCATCGACCAGGCCACTGCGGGCAGCATCAGCGGCACGGTCAAATACGCAGGCGCCGCGCCTAAGCCTGCCAAAATCGACATGAGCCAAGATCCCGCCTGCAAAGGCGCGAATACGGTCGAGACCCTGGTCGTGAACAACGGCAATCTCGAGAACGCTTTCGTCTACGTCAAGGACGGGCTTGGCAGCCGCACCTTCGACGTTCCCAAGCAGGCCGTCACGCTGGATCAGATGGGCTGCCGCTATCACCCGCACGTCCTCGGCATCATGACCGGGCAAACCTTGAGCGTAATCAACAGCGACCCCACCACCCACAACATCCACCCCACGCCGAAAGACAACCGCGAGTGGAACGAGTCGCAGCCGCCTAAGGCCGCTCCCATCGAGAAAACCTTCGCCCGCGAAGAAATTATGCTCCCGGTCAAGTGCAATCAGCATCCATGGATGAAGATGTACATTAACGTCGTCAAGAGCCCGTTCTTCGCGGTCACCGACAAGGATGGCAAGTACTCGCTCAAGGGGCTCCCGCCGGGCAAGTACACCATCGCCGTCGTGCAGGAGAAACTCGGCGAACAGACTCAGGAGGTGACGGTCGGCCCCAAGGAAGCTAAGACCGCCGACTTCACCATGAAGGCTTCACAGTAG